The following is a genomic window from Nocardioides thalensis.
CAGCGGGGAGGAGCGCACCTGGATCGACGACCTGTGGGCCTCGACCCGGGTCGCCGGCAACCCGCCGACCAAGATCCCGCCCCCGCCCAGCGAGCACCTGACCGACACCGGTGCAGAGTAGGCCTGTGAGCGAACCCGTCACCCCCGCCGACGAGGCCACCATCGCGGCCCAGCTCGGGCGGCCCCCGCGCGGCATGCACGCGATCGGCCACCGCTGCCCGTGCGGCAACCCGGACGTCGTGACCACGGAGCCGCGGCTGCCCAACGGCACGCCGTTCCCGACGACCTACTACCTCACCTGCCCGCGGGTGAACTCGCGCATCGGCACGCTCGAGGCGTCCGGCCTGATGCGGGAGATGGAGGAGCGGCTCGCCACCGACGAGGACCTCGCCGCCGCCTACCGGGCGGCGCACGAGTCCTACCTCGCCGACCGCGCCGCCGTCGGGGAGGCCGTCGGCGCCGTCGTGCCCGAGATCGAGGGCATCTCGGCCGGCGGCATGCCGGTGCGCGTCAAGTGCCTGCACGTGCTCGCCGCCCACGCCCTCGCCAAGGGGCCGGGAGTCAACCCCCTGGGAGACGAGGTGCTCGAGGCGCTGGGCGAGTTCTGGGCGACCGGGCCATGCGCGTAGCGGCGATCGACTGCGGCACCAACACGATCAAGCTGCTCGTCGGCGACCTCGAGGCCTCGCCCGACGGCTCCACCGGCATCACCCGGGAGAGCCGGATGGTGCGGCTCGGCCAGCGCGTCGACTCGACCGGCCGGCTCGCGCCGGAGGCGCTGGCGCGGACGTTCGCCGCCATCGACGAGTACGCCGCGATCATCGAGCAGGCGGGCGTGGACCGGATCCGTTTCTGTGCGACGTCGGCGACCCGGGATGCTGAGAATGCCGCCGACTTCACCGAGGGCGTCAAGGAGCGGCTCGGCATCGTGCCGGAGGTGCTCACCGGTGACGAGGAGGCGCGGCTCGCGTTCTCCGGCGCCGTGCGGTGGCTGGCCGACGACCTCGCCGACCCGGTGATGGTGATCGACATCGGCGGAGGGTCGACCGAGCTGATCGTCGGCGATCCGCGCGGCGGCCCGACGGCCGCGCACTCGATGGACATCGGGTCGGTGCGGCTGCACGAGCGCCGCCTCGGCGGCGACCC
Proteins encoded in this region:
- a CDS encoding DUF501 domain-containing protein, which translates into the protein MSEPVTPADEATIAAQLGRPPRGMHAIGHRCPCGNPDVVTTEPRLPNGTPFPTTYYLTCPRVNSRIGTLEASGLMREMEERLATDEDLAAAYRAAHESYLADRAAVGEAVGAVVPEIEGISAGGMPVRVKCLHVLAAHALAKGPGVNPLGDEVLEALGEFWATGPCA
- a CDS encoding Ppx/GppA phosphatase family protein, producing the protein MRVAAIDCGTNTIKLLVGDLEASPDGSTGITRESRMVRLGQRVDSTGRLAPEALARTFAAIDEYAAIIEQAGVDRIRFCATSATRDAENAADFTEGVKERLGIVPEVLTGDEEARLAFSGAVRWLADDLADPVMVIDIGGGSTELIVGDPRGGPTAAHSMDIGSVRLHERRLGGDPATTDQVAACVADVDAALDACPVDPAGAASVVGIAGTITTIAAGVLGLDAYDRSRIDRQVLAVADVHRVAGELVAMTVADRRALGYMHPGRADVIDAGALILDRILRRTALETMTVAETDILDGIAWSLV